The following is a genomic window from Pirellulales bacterium.
TCCATCGACTCTATCAAATGCACGCTCGCGGCGAACTCAAGGTTCCAGCGATCAACGTGAATGACTCCGTGACCAAGAGCAAATTCGACAACCTTTACGGCTGCCGCGAATCCCTGGCCGACGGGATCAAGCGAGCGACCGACATCATGGTTGCCGGCAAAGTGGTCGTGATCGCCGGCTATGGCGACGTCGGCAAGGGATGCGCTCATGCGATGCGCTCGCTCGGGGCACGGGTGATCATCACCGAAATCGACCCGATCGTCGCGCTCCAAGCGGCGATGGAAGGTTATGAAGTCATCACGATGGAAGAGGCCGCCTCACGGGGGAACATCTTCGTGACGGCCACCGGCTGCCGGGACGTGATCACCGCTCGGCATTTGCAAGTGATGCCGAACGACGCCATTGTGTGCAACATCGGGCATTTCGACCTGGAGATCGACGTGGCCTGGCTTAACACCCATAAGGGCGTCAAGAAGGTCGAAATCAAGCCGCAGGTCGATCGCTATACGTTGGCCGACGGACGCTCGATTCTCTTGCTTGCCGAAGGTCGGCTGGTGAACTTGGGCTGCGCGACGGGGCATCCGTCGTTTGTCATGTCCAATAGCTTTTCGAATCAAGTGATCGCCCAGATTGCTCTATGGACCGAGCCGGACAAATTCCCAATCGGCGTTCACGTGCTGCCGAAGAAGATGGACGAAGAAGTCGCCCGATTGCACTTGGAAAAGCTCGGCGTGAAGCTCACGACGCTCACTCAAAAGCAGGCCGACTACCTCGGCATCCCGGTGGAAGGGCCGTATAAGCCAGATTACTACCGCTACTAAACCCGACTGGAGCGACAAGTTCGAATGTTCGCTCCCGAAGACATTTTGGACCGATTGAAGCGCCGTCCGTTCGTACCGCTCCGGATTATAACGACAACCGAAAAACATGAGATTCACCATCCAGAGCTGGTGCTCGTCGGTCGCCGTTTCATCGAAATTGGCAAAGCAAGCCGTGAGAATCCCGAGACGTTTGACTCAATTACTCAGGTCGCGATTCTCCACATTACGGCACTCGAAAACATTACGATGCCCCGCCGAAAGGGTAACGGTCACCCGCGACGTTAGACGCAATTAGCTCTCTGGATTGTCGATTAGCTCTTGCAGGCGGACATCGAGCGGCGACGGGAATCGAGCCGGCCAGGTCGCGTCGATCAGACCGATATCGATCAGGTCGATGAGGTGCGCCTGATCTTTTCGTCGGAAGGATGTGAGCTTCATTCGCACAAGGGGCTCGAGTGCCAGCACTTGGAACTCGGGATCCCTTTCCACTTCTGAGACGTCCGGCGCTGCGGCGGGATAGTCGCGACGCACCTTTTCGCCGGCAAACACAATGTGTACGGCATCGCGTGGATTGGCGCCCGGGCCGTCAAGGAACACTTCGATCCCAAGGACCTGCGCGTGGATGAAGCCGGCATTCGCAAGTGCTACTCGCACACGTTCAAAGTCGCCGCGGCGCACAATAATATCAACGTCTTGAGTATTCCTGGTCGCGGCGCGATCGACCCGCGAGACCCAAGCAGCCACCGCATTTCCGCCGGCAACAGCGTATGGAACGCCCGCCTTCTCGAGCGCGGCTGTCGCTCGAATCAATCGTTCGCGCACCAGTTCCACGGCCCGTATCATCCTCTCCCAAGAAATAGGTCCGAGCGGCATCATAGCATTTCAAGTATACCCTGAATGGCCGCCGCCGCGCAACAGGGGTTTGACAACTCGCGGCTGCTCAAAGATAAATAGCGAGTTCCAAGACCTCTGTCACCGAGTCCATGCCGTGCCGACCATCGAAGCCTTTCGCGGTTTGCGTTACGATCCGAAGCACGTCGGCTCGCTGTCGGACGTGGTCGCGCCCCCCTACGACGTGATCGGCCCCGAGTTGCAAAGTCAGCTCTACAAGGCCCATCCCGCCAACGTCGTCCGTCTGATCCTTAACCGCGACGAGCCGGGTGACGAGGCTACGAACAACCGCTACTCGCGGGCAGCGAAGTTCCTCAAAAACTGGCGGAGCGAAGGGGTGCTGGCGACGGAGCCGCAGCCGGCGATCTATGTCTATCATCAGGTATTCCGCTACGGCGGCCGCGAATTGACTCGCCGAGGCTTTATGGCCCGCTGCCGGCTCGAGCGATTCGGGGATGGTCAAATCTTCCCGCATGAAGAGACGATGTCTGGCCCAAAGCAAGATCGCCTGCTCTTGACGCGGGCATGCAAGGCGAACCTCAGCCAAGTGTTCGGACTCTACCCCGATCCGAACAACGCATCCGGCCACCTATTAGAAACTGCGGTTGCGGGAACCACGCCGATTGAAGCGACTGACCACCTCGGTGTACTTCATCGTATGTGGCCCATTTACGACGCCACGTTGATTGCTCAATTGGCTCGCGAGCTGGCCCCACAGCCGGTCTTTATCGCCGACGGGCACCATCGCTATGAAACGGCCTGCAACTATCGCGACGAGATCTCCGCCGCCTCCGGTTCACTTCCGCCCGACCATCCGGCGAATTTCGTGCTGATGATGTTCGTCGCCATGAACGATCCAGGCCTGATCGTGATGCCGACCCACCGGTTGTTTCGAGGACTGCCAAAAATGTCGTCCGCGGATTTGGCTCAGAAACTTGGGCCGCATTTTGCGACCCGTGTGGCGGGCGAAGGAGTCGATCTGGCTCAAACGATCTGGAAAGAAATCGAGTCCGAAGGGAATCAGGGAACGCTCGGGCTGTTTACAAATGACGACGAGCGGTGGACAATCATCCGGCTTACTGACGCTGGCTCCAGGCGGATGGCGGACGTGGCCGGCGAGCATACGTCCGATTGGCAAGGTCTCGGCGTGTCAATCTTGCACCGCCTCGTAGTCGATTCGCTGCTAGCATCCAA
Proteins encoded in this region:
- a CDS encoding DUF1015 domain-containing protein, whose translation is MPTIEAFRGLRYDPKHVGSLSDVVAPPYDVIGPELQSQLYKAHPANVVRLILNRDEPGDEATNNRYSRAAKFLKNWRSEGVLATEPQPAIYVYHQVFRYGGRELTRRGFMARCRLERFGDGQIFPHEETMSGPKQDRLLLTRACKANLSQVFGLYPDPNNASGHLLETAVAGTTPIEATDHLGVLHRMWPIYDATLIAQLARELAPQPVFIADGHHRYETACNYRDEISAASGSLPPDHPANFVLMMFVAMNDPGLIVMPTHRLFRGLPKMSSADLAQKLGPHFATRVAGEGVDLAQTIWKEIESEGNQGTLGLFTNDDERWTIIRLTDAGSRRMADVAGEHTSDWQGLGVSILHRLVVDSLLAS
- the ahcY gene encoding adenosylhomocysteinase → MSQVETRLPYKVADMSLARWGRKEIMLAENEMPGLMALRQKYGPTKPLAGARIAGCLHMTIQTAVLIETLSELGAKVTWSSCNIFSTQDHAAAAVAEVGIPVFAWKGETTEEFDWCIEQTLFFPDGQPLNLILDDGGDLTAMVHQKYPELLGGIRGLSEETTTGVHRLYQMHARGELKVPAINVNDSVTKSKFDNLYGCRESLADGIKRATDIMVAGKVVVIAGYGDVGKGCAHAMRSLGARVIITEIDPIVALQAAMEGYEVITMEEAASRGNIFVTATGCRDVITARHLQVMPNDAIVCNIGHFDLEIDVAWLNTHKGVKKVEIKPQVDRYTLADGRSILLLAEGRLVNLGCATGHPSFVMSNSFSNQVIAQIALWTEPDKFPIGVHVLPKKMDEEVARLHLEKLGVKLTTLTQKQADYLGIPVEGPYKPDYYRY